attttaatttctttagCTATGGAGAGTTATTTCAAAAGGAAATCAATGGAAAAAGAGTCATCTAATAAAGAAGAAGCCAAGGATAACGAAAGTGcaaaaaatgacaataaaaaaaGTTGCCTGGGGATTAACTTAGATGAATTACTTGCTGATCTagcccaaagaaaaaaaattggggaTTATCATCCAAACCTTCAAGATGAAATTTGGAGATATTACTTACAAAAGGAACCATGTCAACCTCGTGAGCATGTTTTTCCACaaagaaagataggaaaaaAGATGCGTCGATTTGTTCGGGCCTGGTTTGATGATTACAAGAATTGGTTAGAatatagaattgaaaaaaatgctGCTTATTGCTTATGCTATTATCTATATAGACCAAATATGGGCAAACAATCTGGTGGTGATAGTTTCATTAAGAAAGGATTCAcaaattggaaaaaaagaagaagatagaTTTGATGTTCATGTTGGTGGTCCTAATAGCGCCCACAATCTGAGTGGAGTAAATGTCAAAGTTTATTAAATCAAAATCAACACGTCGAAGTGGCATTTTTTAAGCAACCAGAGAAAATGAAGGCTAAGTATCGGAGTCGTTTATTAGCCTTAATAGATTGTGCTAGATTTCTCCTACACCAAGGTTTGGCTTTTCGTGGTCATGATGAGTTTGATATCTCTGAAAATCAGggaaattttcttgaacttttgcACTTCCTTGTGGGTCATAATGATGATATAAAAAAGGTTGTTCTTGAAAATGCCCCTAAAAATCTCAAACTCATTGCTCCAGATATTCAAAAGAATATGTCAAATGCTTTGGCAAGTGAGACTACAAGCATTATTGTAAATGACATTGGACATGGATTATTTGCTATTTTATGTGATGAATCTCGTGATGCATCAACAAATGAGCAATTAGCAGTTGTTATCCGTTACGTGGATTCACATGGATATGTGATTGAGCGTTTTCTCGGCATTCTACATGTAAGAGATACTACTGCTCTTTCACTTAAGAAAACAATTGATGTTTTATTTTCAAAGTATGGTTTGAGCATATCACAAATCCATGGTCAATGTTATGATGATGCTAGTAACATACGTGGTGAATATAAtggtttaaaaactttgatCATGAAGGAAAATGGTTCTGCATATTATATTCATTGTTTTGCACATCAGCTGCAATTGTCACTTGTAGGGGTTGCAAAGAAACATGTCCAAGTCTCTTCTATGTATAATACATTGTCTACCTTAGTGCATGTTCTTGAAGGTTCATCTAAAAGACAAGAAATTCTTAGAGAACAATGCCTTAAGAAAGTCGTTGATGATCTAATGACTGGAGATCTTATGAGTGGTCGGGGCTTAAATCAAGAAACTAGCATTCAAAGAGCTTGTGATACACGTTGGGGTTCACA
This portion of the Coffea eugenioides isolate CCC68of chromosome 11, Ceug_1.0, whole genome shotgun sequence genome encodes:
- the LOC113752066 gene encoding zinc finger MYM-type protein 1-like produces the protein MKAKYRSRLLALIDCARFLLHQGLAFRGHDEFDISENQGNFLELLHFLVGHNDDIKKVVLENAPKNLKLIAPDIQKNMSNALASETTSIIVNDIGHGLFAILCDESRDASTNEQLAVVIRYVDSHGYVIERFLGILHVRDTTALSLKKTIDVLFSKYGLSISQIHGQCYDDASNIRGEYNGLKTLIMKENGSAYYIHCFAHQLQLSLVGVAKKHVQVSSMYNTLSTLVHVLEGSSKRQEILREQCLKKVVDDLMTGDLMSGRGLNQETSIQRACDTRWGSHFGSLLKLVLMYDSVIDVLLIIENDGLVEQRGQAYALLNSLQSFEFAFILHLMKKIMGITNALSEALQRKDQDIVNAMGLVKVSKQQL